One window of Dehalobacterium formicoaceticum genomic DNA carries:
- the cobS gene encoding adenosylcobinamide-GDP ribazoletransferase: MIGVKFLVALQFLTGIPVKIHTQFDEKLVAQSMAFFSLIGLILGGCAVGVHFLLAHIFSLPVSNFFAVVFLIILTGNLHGDGLMDTADGVFSGRPRERILEIMKDSRVGSHGVMAAMIFFLGRLMLLGEMPQEMQEWTLVLATVFGRWSQVLGAAWYPYARKDGGTASFTNYVGYREVLISLFFPVVLSVYLLKFQAVLLLGFVVLSILVLNNYFLKKIGGVTGDTLGAVNECVEVLLLLMLVIFDKFS, encoded by the coding sequence CCGTAAAGATTCACACCCAGTTCGATGAAAAATTGGTAGCCCAGTCTATGGCCTTCTTTTCCCTTATTGGACTGATTTTGGGAGGCTGTGCCGTAGGTGTACATTTTTTGCTGGCTCATATTTTTTCCCTTCCTGTGAGTAATTTCTTTGCGGTGGTTTTTCTCATTATTTTAACAGGAAATCTCCATGGGGACGGATTAATGGATACAGCTGATGGGGTTTTCAGCGGCAGACCCCGGGAGCGGATCCTGGAAATTATGAAAGACAGCAGGGTAGGATCCCACGGTGTGATGGCGGCTATGATTTTTTTTCTGGGTCGGTTGATGTTATTGGGGGAAATGCCCCAGGAGATGCAGGAGTGGACCCTGGTGCTGGCAACCGTTTTCGGCCGTTGGTCCCAGGTATTGGGCGCAGCTTGGTATCCTTATGCGCGAAAAGATGGAGGAACCGCTTCCTTTACAAATTATGTTGGGTACCGGGAAGTCTTAATCAGCTTGTTTTTTCCGGTGGTTCTTAGTGTTTATTTATTAAAATTTCAGGCTGTGCTGCTTTTGGGATTTGTGGTGTTATCGATCTTGGTCCTGAATAATTATTTTCTAAAAAAGATCGGCGGGGTTACCGGAGATACATTAGGTGCGGTAAACGAATGTGTTGAGGTGCTTCTGCTCTTGATGCTGGTGATCTTTGATAAATTTTCATAA
- the cobT gene encoding nicotinate-nucleotide--dimethylbenzimidazole phosphoribosyltransferase, with protein MGVKLQEAIANIKPVDKIWREKARRHIDQLAIPLGSLGDLLDLAEQLSGIQETLKPSVRKKMVVTMAGDHGVVEEGISLCSQEVTPQMINNFVMGGASVNVLAEVAEAGVTVVDMGVAADLSFLVQDGKIQSYKIAPGTRNIAREAAMTREQAIRALETGIEIAGNLAADEVELLATGDMGIGNTTPSSAVLASLTGRPAAQVTGRGTGLSDEALAHKVRVIEKALTVNQPDGKDAIDVLSKVGGFEIGGIAGLILGAAYYRIPILIDGFISSAGALLAKDIAPDAVDYMIAAHQSMEYGHRFMLEELGLKPILNMNLRLGEGSGAALAMNIVESAAQAMCKMLTYQDSGVASPVQ; from the coding sequence ATGGGTGTAAAGCTTCAGGAAGCAATAGCAAATATTAAACCCGTTGATAAAATATGGCGGGAAAAAGCCAGAAGGCATATTGACCAATTGGCTATTCCCCTGGGGAGCTTGGGGGATTTGCTGGATCTGGCGGAACAGCTGTCCGGAATTCAGGAAACATTAAAACCTTCTGTGAGGAAGAAAATGGTGGTTACCATGGCGGGAGATCACGGAGTGGTCGAGGAAGGAATCAGCTTGTGTTCTCAGGAGGTAACACCTCAAATGATCAATAATTTTGTCATGGGCGGAGCCTCTGTTAATGTCTTGGCGGAAGTTGCCGAGGCCGGGGTTACCGTGGTTGATATGGGTGTAGCAGCGGATTTAAGCTTCTTGGTGCAGGATGGAAAAATTCAATCTTATAAGATCGCCCCCGGGACCCGTAATATTGCCAGGGAAGCAGCGATGACCCGGGAGCAGGCAATCCGGGCTCTGGAAACCGGTATTGAGATTGCGGGCAATCTGGCGGCAGACGAGGTGGAACTGCTGGCTACCGGTGATATGGGGATCGGTAACACGACACCCAGCAGTGCGGTATTGGCATCATTGACCGGGCGTCCGGCAGCTCAGGTAACAGGCAGAGGTACCGGACTAAGTGATGAGGCGCTGGCCCACAAAGTCCGGGTGATTGAAAAGGCTCTTACCGTGAACCAACCTGACGGGAAGGATGCCATTGATGTTTTGTCCAAGGTTGGGGGCTTTGAAATCGGAGGCATCGCCGGGTTGATTCTGGGCGCGGCCTATTACCGGATACCCATATTGATTGATGGATTTATTTCTTCCGCCGGAGCACTTCTCGCTAAGGACATCGCCCCTGATGCTGTTGATTACATGATTGCCGCCCATCAATCCATGGAGTATGGGCACCGGTTTATGCTGGAGGAGCTGGGACTGAAGCCGATTCTGAACATGAACCTGCGTTTGGGAGAAGGAAGCGGGGCAGCATTAGCGATGAATATTGTGGAATCAGCCGCCCAGGCCATGTGCAAGATGCTGACTTATCAAGATTCCGGCGTGGCCAGTCCGGTACAGTAA